From the genome of Candidatus Krumholzibacteriia bacterium:
CAAACGGGGGGTCAGCGCAAAGGAAGCGGCGGTTCATTTGATGATCTACAACTGGACTCTGGAGGTGAGCTTCTTCGACATCGAGAGATTTCATTCGGTAAATAGTGAGGGCCTCCTGGACTTCGAGGAAATCCACGCCATTGCCGACAAGGCCTGGAAAGACAAGGGTAAGTGACCCTCCCCTTACAAGTTGACCCACCGGATTGTGGATCCTCCTGCAATTCTGAAGCGCAGGAGGATCCAGGATGCCCCTGCAGTCGATTCACCGAGGAACGGATCATTCAGATTGAACAGCAATGGCAATCGCCCGACAGCCACTCTGCACACGTCAGCCGAGAGCCAGTGCATTCCCGATCGGTAAAAAACCCTTGACCGAAGGCTCAATTCGGTGTTATATTCCCGATCGGTAACATGAACATTCAAACGGTAGAACAACTGGGCGCGACAATCCGAAGTCGGCGCAAGGATCTCGGGGTCACGCAGAAGGACCTGGCGATGATCTGTGGGACCGGTTTGCGTTTCATCGTCGATCTGGAGAAGGGCAAGCAGACCTGCCAGATTGGCAAGATCCTGCTCGTGATCCAGGCACTGGGCCTGAAAGTGGACTTGGATGCCATTTCCATCGACACGAGAAACGAGCGAGATTGAAACGCCTGATCGTATACTGGGACACCGAAAAGGTGGGCGTTCTCGAGCAAGACGATAGCGGGTTGCTTCAGTTTCGTTACGCCCGGGAATGGCTCGATCAGAAGGACGCGGTTCCGCTCTCCCGTTCGCTTCCCATTCAGGGGGAGACTTTTCGGGGAATACCAGTGCGTTCCTTTTTCGCCGGGATCTTGCCAGAGGAGAACCCTCGTAAGCAGTTGGCGGCTCTTCTTGGCATCAGCGAAAGCAATGACTTCGCAATGCTGGAATCCATCGGGGGGGAATGTGCCGGGGCCGTCAGCCTGTTTCCCGAGGAGGGGATTCCCGGGCATTCTGAAGAACCACACCTGCGGGATCTTGACGATTGGGAACTTCAGGAGATCATCACCGAACTTCCTCGCCGTCCTCTCATGGCCGGCAAGGATGGAATCCGTTTATCCCTGGCTGGTGCTCAGGACAAGTTGCCGGTTGTCGTCACTGAATCTGGCATCCACCTTCCCCTTGGCGGTACACCGAGTACGCACATCCTGAAACCGGAGCCGGAGCGGTTCCCCGGGCTTGCCGCCAATGAGTTCTTCTGTATGAGTCTGGCGCGTGCCATCGGGATGAAGTCGCCCAGAGTCCGTTGTCTGCGCTTCGGTGACAAACCCTCTCTGCTGGTCGAGCGTTTCGACCGCAAGATCGATTCCAATGGAATCGTCACCCGCATTCATCAGGAAGATTTCTGCCAGGCACTGGGCTTCCCGCCGGAGCGCAAGTATCAAGAAGAAGGTGGGCCCCATCTCCGGCAATGCATGGCTTTGCTGAGAGAATGGTCTACCGTGCCCGTCATCGATCTTAGCGCCTTCGTCGATGGACTCATTTTCAATGTACTTATTGGAAATGGAGACGCTCATGCCAAGAACTACTCACTGCTCTATCAGGCGGGAGAGCGGAGTTTGACTCCATTCTATGATCTCGTATGCACCATGGCATGGCCTGAGCTGACAAGGAACATGGCCATGAAGATCGGTGGCTGCGGGTCGCTCGATGAAATCAATGGGGGACATTGGCGAAAGATGGCGAAAGAAACCGGACTTGCCTGGCCCGGACTTCGCGACCGTCTATTCGACGCAAGCCATCGTGTGCTGGACGCACTGCCGACCGTCCAGGAGATGACCGACGAAGTGGATTCCTCCATGGCCAAGAGACTCGATGATATCATCTCTCATCGAGGACAGAAACTGCTTCAGCAACTGAAGAGTGACAAGTAGTCGCGAATATTTCCTGCTTCTTCTCTTCCCTCAAAACCTCTGGCATTCCCCTCGCACAAGTTCTAGACTCCGGCTGATTGTCTGAATCAATACCCCGGAGGCACGATGGAACAATCCTCCCAGCGTCGGCGTCTGTCCGTCGACAAGTTGCGCTGGACCTGCGACCCCAAGTCCCTGCCGCTGGACAGCAGCAGCGAGAAAAAACCGTCCCTGGAAATCATCGGGCAGGAGCGCGCCCTCGACTCGCTCCGCATGGGTCTTTCCATTCGCCGCCAAGGCTATCACATCTTCGTAACCGGAACCGAGGGCACGGGCCGCACGACGACCATCCGCCGGGTTCTTGAAGAACCGAACGGACACATTCCCGATCTGGAAGACATCTGCTATGTCTTCAATTTCGAGGATGCAGATTCGCCGAAGCTGCTGCACTTCCCCGCAGGACAGGGTCGCGACTTCCAGCGTCGCATGGCGCACATGATCGCCAGCCTGCGCCGCCATGTTCCCTATCTCTATCGTAGCGAGAGTTATCAGAAGCGCCTGAGCCGCCTGGAAAGAAGCTTCCGGCAGATGCAGGAGAAAAACGCCCGCGACTTTTCCGAACACGCCCGGCAGAACGGCTTCGCCCTGGTCGAGATGCAGACCGGCTCCTACAGCCGCCCCGAACTGGTGGTCATTGCCGAAGACGAGGAACTGGAAATTACCGAACTGGGAGCCCTTGTTCAAAGCGGCACTCTCAGCGAGGACGATCATCTGGTTCTGGTTCAGAATTACGAAAAACTCTCCGACGAGCTGAAGTCCGTCATGCGCTCGAACTCCCGCCTTGAGGAGGAGTTGCGCAGGGAGATGGGACGCCTGCAGCAGAGTGTCGTTCTTCCCCTGATCCGTGATGGCATTGAAATCTTACAGAGCCGCTTCGACACGACAGAAGTGCGAGAGTGGCTCGAGCAGGTGGAAGAAGGCCTTCTCGAAGAGGAATGGATTCCGTCGGAAGACGAAGAGACGCCGGCAGAGCCCTTCTTCCGTTACACCGTGAACCTGCTCATCGACAATGCCCGCAAGGACAAAGCACCTGTGATCATCGAGTCTTCCCCGACCTTCCAGAATCTTTTTGGAAACATCGAGCGAAAGACCCTGCCCGGTGGCTTCGCATTCTATGACTATCGCCAGATCAAGGCGGGGAGTCTCGCACGAGCCCAGGGAGGGACGCTGGTGATCATGGCCCGCGACCTTCTGGACGAGCAGGCCGTCTGGCCCATGCTCAAGCGCGTGCTGAGAAACGAGAAGCTAGAGATCATGGCCTTTGATCCCCGCAACCAGGCGCCCGTCGGTGGGCTCAAGCCCGAGCCCATTGATCTCGATGTGAAGGTCATTCTCGTCGGCGACAGCGAACTCTACAACATGCTCCTCCACGGCGACCCGGATCTTCAGCGAGTGTTCCGCATCAAGGCGGATTTCGAAACCGACATGCCGCGTACGCGAGGGAACCTTCGCCGCTATGTTTCCTTTCTGCGGAAGGTGCAGAGAAAGGACGGCTTGCTGCCCCTGACTCCCGGAGCCAATGCAGCCATCGTTGAGTATGGAGCCAGGCTTGCGAGTCGGAGAGGGAGACTCTCTACCCGTTTCAGCAAGCTTGTGGAAATTCTGATCGAGTCGGATTACTTCGCACGCAAGATGCGGGCGGCAAGTGTCGGGGTGGAGCACATCGACCGCACCCTGAAAGAACGCTCACGCAGGCTGGGTGCCGCTGAACAGCATCTGCACAATGCCTTCATTGAGGGATCCATTCTTCTGGATACCCGGGGAGTAGCCGTGGGCCAGGTGAACGGTCTCTTCGTCCTCGAGCAGTGGGACTACCATTTCGGCCAGCCCATGCGCATGACCGCAGCAGTTTCTCCCGGTGAGGGCGATCTTGTGAGCATTGAAAGAGAGGCCGAACTCAGCGGCTCCTCCTTCGACAAGGGCCACCTGATTCTGGAAGGCTTCCTGCGACATCGTTTCGCGGGACAGCGACCCCTTTGCCTGGATGCCTCCATCTCCTGTGAGCAAAACTACGCCAATGTCGATGGAGACAGCGCGACGGTGACCGAAGCGTTTTCCCTTCTCTCCGCCTTGTCCGGCGTCCCGGTGAAACAGTCCATTGCCGTCACCGGATCCCTGAACCAGTTTGGGCAAGTGCAGGCCATCGGGGGAGTGAACGAGAAGATCGAAGGCTTCTTCAAGGTCTGTCGCGATCGAGGTCTGAGCGGAGAGCAGGGGGTCATCATTCCCGCCAGCAATGCGGACCGTCTCATGCTCTCCAAGGAAGTGGTGGAGGCCGCCAGAAAGGGCGAGTTCCATGTCTGGTCCATCCGCACGGTGGACGAGGGCATGGAGATCCTGACGGGATTCCCCGCGGGCCGACAGAGGAAAAACGGAAGCTGGACTCCCGGCTCGGTCAATGATCTCGTGGATCGCAGACTTGAGGAAATGCGGGAAATCCAGAAGGCTTCGAAGTAGCATCTTGAAACGGTAGTGGCTATCCTGTTAGCGGGAACCTGCAAGAGAGGACGAGGAATGGCGAAAGTTAGCCTGAAGAATGTGTGGAAGATTTTCGACAAGGAAGTTGTCGCAGTCCGGGATGCGAACATTGAAATCCAGGACAAGGAGTTCATGGTTCTTGTCGGGCCTTCCGGCTGCGGGAAGTCAACGACCCTGAGGATGGTGGCCGGGCTGGAGGAAATCACCCGTGGCGAGGTATGGATCGGTGATCGCCTGGTCAACGATGTCCTTCCCAAGGACCGCGATATTTCCATGGTCTTCCAGAACTACGCGCTCTATCCGCACATGACCGTTTTCGACAACATGGGCTTTGCCCTGAAGTTGCGGAAGCTGTCGAAGGAAGAGATCGCCCGCAGGGTCGAAGAAGCCGCCGACATTCTCGGCATCGAGGAACTGCTGGGCCGCAAGCCGAAGCAACTGTCCGGTGGTCAGCGACAGAGAGTGGCCGTTGGCAGGGCCATCGTGAGAAAGCCCTCCGTCTTCCTCTTTGACGAACCTCTCAGCAACCTGGACGCAAAGCTTCGCGTGCAGATGCGCGCCGAGATCAGTCGCCTGCACCAGCGACTCCAGGCCACCATGATCTATGTCACGCACGACCAGGTGGAAGCCATGACCATGGGAGATCGCATCACCGTGATGAAGGACGGCGATATCCACCAGGTCGACACGCCCCTGAAACTGTACAAGAATCCCGTCAACCGTTTCGTGGCGGGATTCATCGGCTCGCCGGCCATGAACTTTATTTCCGGTCGCGTCGGGGGCGACAAGGAACTGGTTTTCGAGTCCGCGTCGGGTCGCTTCCCGCTAAAGGGCGAGAACCTGTCTTCCCTGAAATCGAAACTCGGCAAGGAGGTCATTCTGGGCATTCGTCCCGAGGATATCTATGCCCCCGACTACCTTCCCGAGATTCCCGAATCTGCGTCCATCGAAACCGAAGTGGATGTGATCGAGCCCATGGGCAATGAGATCTTCCTCTATGCGAAGGCCGAGTCTTCGGAACTTGTCGCCCGTGTTGATCCCCGGCAGACGGCAAAGGTGGGCGAATCGCTTCCCCTGGTACTCGACATGAGCAAAGCCCTGTTCTTTGACGCGGAGAGCGAGGAAATCCTCGTTTGACCACTGGAGGAAAGCTCGCATGGCATCGCTGAGCCTGGGCATCGATATTGGCGGAAGCAATGTCAAGGCAGTGATGCTGGACGCAAGAGCTCGCCCCCTGGGTCGCGCCCGCTGGAAGACCGCCGCTCTTGGCGACCGCCCGACTGAAATCCTGCCTGCTCTGGCTACACGGATTCACAAGCTTCAGGGAAGACACCGGCTCCGGGAACTGGGAATCGCCAGCGCGGGTATTCTCCAAAATGGCAGACTTGTCGATTCTCCCAATCTTCGACACTGGGAAGGCCTGGACTACCGGAAGCTGTCCGGTCTCCTGGACTGTCCGGTTCTCGTGGAGAACGATGTCAATGCGCTGGCTTGGGCCGAGTGGAAGCTGGGAGCAGGCCAGGGTAGTCGCAACATGCTCTGCCTTGCACTGGGAACCGGGATCGGCGGCGGGCTGGTTCTCGATGGCAAACTCTATCGCGGAAGCAGGGCCATGGGCGCGGAACTCGGACACATGACGATCGACCTCGCGGGCCGCCCCTGCGCCTGCGGGAACCGGGGTTGTCTGGAGGCTTATGCGGGTGCCCGCGCGATGGAGGAGTCCTGCCGGGCCGCTCTGGAAACGGGGAGAAGGGGATCCCTGGCTTTGGAGAAACACCTGGCCGGCCGGCATCCTTCCCCACGGCTCCTCGTGGATGCGGCAAAAAAAGGGAACCGCCTGGCGGTTTCCCTTCTTGCCGACGCAGGTCGCTCACTCGGAGTGGCCCTGGCCAACTATGTCAATATCTTCGACCCGGAAGTGATCGTCATCGCCGGTGGCGTTTCCCGGGCGGGTCGCTGGATTCTGGATCCGGCAAAATCCGAAGCCAAAAGACGCCTCATGTCTTCAGCCCAGCAACACCATCGCCTGCTCTTGCGCAAGCTGGGAGACGATGGCGCCGCCCTCGGCGCTGCGCTTCTCTGCCGGGAGTCCTGATCATGCGCCGTGGCGTTTTTCTCCTTTTGATTCTGCTTCTGGCCTGCACGCAGGAAAAGAAACTGGAAACCTCCAGCAGCCCGAAGCCCCCGGCAAGCCGTGACCGGTCTGCAGAGGAGAAGTTTCAGGAGAAGCTTGCAGCGAGTGACAGTCTTGAAACCCTTGCCGAGAGCGACAGCCTCCGAAATCGTCAGCGCCCGGCGATGCCCGCGGATCTTTCGCCCAGCCTGGGCAGTGACCGGGAGGTCGCAGAAGACGACTTCCATCGGGAAATCTACGAGATTCGGGGCAGTCACAGCCGCATGATCGACAAGGGAGATCCGAGAGTCTCGGAGATCGACAGCCTTCACCTTCAGTCCGACTCGCTCCTGATCACCAGCCTTCGGGGCGTGGAGTTGCGGGGAAAGGAGGACGACAGCCACATCATCGAGCTTTACGGCGAGGTCTTTATCGACGACCGGGGTTCGACGATCACCGGAGATGAAGGCCAGTACGATTCGAAGACTCGCACGGCCGTGATGGAAGACAATGTCGAGATTCAGGACGGCGAGGCGAGGATCTTCTGCGACCATGCCACCTGGTTTCGCAAGACAAACCGGAGCATTCTTCAGGGCAATGTCCGGATCCTGCATGAAGGCGCCACCGTTCTCGCAGACTCGGTCTTCTATTCCCGAAAGCGGGGCTATGCAGAAGCCTTTGGCAATGTGGTCCTGATTGACGAAGAGTCGGACAGCCGCGTGGAGGGAAGCCACGGCATCTTCGATCTCGACCAGGAGATCGCCATCATGGACAACTTCCCGGTCCTCTATCAGATAGAGGAATCGGACAGTTCCCGAACCACGGCCCGCGAGATGCGTCAGTTTCGCAAATCGGAACTGATGCTCGCTGTCGGCGAAGTTCATCATGAGAGCGATGACCTGTCGGCCCGGGGAGACTCGGCGCTCTTTTTCCAGTCGGGCAAGCAGCTCTTTCTCTATGGAAACTCAGAACTGGACTGGGACGACAGCTCTCTCGCTGCCGACAGTATCCAGGTGTTCTTTGAAAAGAAGGAGCCGGTCTTCCTCGACGCAGAGGGACAGGCCGTCTATCGCGAAGACAAGGCCGACTCTCTTTTTTATGGAGTGCCCGGCGATCGCATCAGCGGCGACCACTTCGAGATCTTCTTCGAGGAGAAGAAGCTGAAAAGCGTTTTCGTGAGCGGCTCCGCGCACAGCCTCTATCTGCCCGAGCGCAAGGCGGGCGAGGCGGCCCAGATGAACGAGACCTTCGGGGATTCCCTGGTTCTCCAGTTCGACGAAGAGGAACTGGAGAGGGTGGAGGTTTTCGGCGAGGCGCGGGGAGAGAATCGCTCCCTGGAGAACTGGGAGGAACACTACACCAAGCAGTCCTTCTCCTTTCAGGAGCAGTCCTCTGCCATGGCCTACACGGGAGAGGAAATCTATTTCCAGGTTCCCGAGGAAGAGGTCTTGCTGGTCGGGGCTCCTGCTTCGGTCGATGAGGCCTTCCACCTGGAAGCCGATTCCATCCGCATGAGAGAGGGACGCTGGGTGCGCGCCATAGGTCAGCCTCTCTTCCGGGACGGAGAGCAGGAGTTGCAAGGCCAGCGCATGGACTACGATCTGGAAAGCAAGGAGGGCTTTGTCCGTGACGGGCGCACCGGAATGGACACGGGCTTCTTTTCCGGTCCCCGGATGAAGAAAGTGGGCGAGCAGGAAATCAATGTGGAGGATGGAGTCTACACGACCTGCGACCAGGGCCACCCCCACTGCGGTTTTCACATGGCCAGAGTTCGTGTCGAGGATCGGAAGGTTTTCGCCGCTCCCGTTGTCCTGAAGATCGGGCGCGTCCCCATCTTCTACCTTCCCGCCTTTTTCATCGACACGACAAAGGGGCGGCGTTCCGGTGTGCTGATGCCCAACTTTGAATTCGGGCTGAACTCGGAAAGCCAGCGCTTCATCAGAAACCTCGGCTACTACTGGGCGACCAGCGACTACCAGGATCTGCTTTTCCGCGGAGACTTCATCGAGGGTCACTCTCTTCTTGGATCCACGACCTGGCGTTACTCCAACCGGAACCTCTGGGGCGGGAGCGTCAATTCCAACCTTCGCTACGACTACCGCAAAGGGCTCGGGGATCAGGAGACGAAATCCTGGGGACTCAAGGGCGACTATAATCAGAGCATCGGCAAGAACACGAAGATCCGTCTGCATGCGGACTATGCGAGTTCTTCTTCCGTCCGGGAAATCGACCATGTGGGAATTGAGGAGGCCATCAACCAGCGCGTGACCTCTTCCCTCAATTTCTCCAGCAAGATTTTCGGCAACCCTTTCAGCTCGGGAATGACCTGGACGCGTCATCTGGACGCCAGCGGCGATGATCCTCTATTGGAAGAGCGGAAACTGCCGATCTCCTACAGCTTCGGCCTTACGATTCCTCTTCCTCTGGAGATGAGTTGGAAACTGCCGAGCATCAAGTACAGCAAGAGCGACAAGATCTACGAGAACCGAACCGAAAGCACGGAGACCCTTCCCTTTTCCACCAGCCTCGGTCGTTCTTTTCAGCTTGGTTTTCTCAGCCTTCGCCCGAGTGTCGGATTGTCCTACAGCGGAAAACGGATCAGTAATGCCCTGAAGGATGAAGAGATTTTCACGCCTTTTGATCCGGAGGAAGAGGGAAGCCCGGGAAGCCCTGCCGGTGACAGCGGGGCCGGCACCTTCACTCCCTCCGAGGAGCCAGAAGGCTGGGTCTGGGAAGATGCGGCGACCTTTTCCCTGTCGGCCTCCACAAAGGGCTATGGGGTTTTCAATCCCAATCTTGGTTCGCTCAGGACGATTCGGCATACCATCAGTCCCTCGGCCTCGGTGAGGGGCAATGACCGGAATGTTCCCAGCTACTCCTTTTCCCTCGACAACAGCATTGATCTGAAGTGGGGAGAGGGCGAGGATCCCAAGCGTTATAATGGAGTGCTGACCTGGGGGCTTTCCTCCGGTTATGATCCGCTTTCGGACACCTGGAACACCGTGTCCAGCAATCTTCGCCTGAAACCGGGCTGGGGAATCAACCTCAGTGCCCGCCATAGCTATGACCCCAACTCGGGAGAAATGGGGAACTCCAGCTACAGTGGTTCGGTGACCAAGACCATGAAAGTCGCCTTCGGTTCCTTCCTGTCCCGCGAGGATACGGAACCCGGTGGAGAAGAAAATGGCACTGCAAAAGGGCAAAGTGGCGGAACCCCCGGATCTTTTTCGGGAATTTTCGGGCGGCCCCAGGACGATCGAAGAGGCGAGCCGGGAGACCTCAGCCTGAGAAGCAATTTCAGCATGAGTCGCACATCTTCCGGTGAAATGACCCCTAACTTGCGTCTTTCCAGTGAGTTTCAGCTGAGTGAGAAATGGGGCCTTTCCTGGAATGGCGATCTCCGCCTGGCGGAAGGCCGCTTCAGTTCCCAGAGACTGGAGGTTTTCCGCGACCTCCATTGCTGGCGTGCGCAATTCTCACGCTTGATTTATTCAGGGAAAGCACAGTATTACTTCATCATTCACCTTCGGGAGCATCCCGAAGTGAAAACGGAGTTCGGTGACCGTAGCGTGGGCGGAGGCCTGGGCGCTTACTGATCTCCCCGGAAAACTGTTTGCATGATTCAGAATCAGGAGGAAATCCATGAACAAGTCGGATCTGATTGCGAAACTCTCCGAAGAGTGTGGCCTGAGCTCCAAGGATGCCAAGGGCGTCATTGAGGCTCTCTTCTCCACGGAGCCCCGTGGTGGCATCATCGCCAATGCTCTGGAAACGGGAGAGAAAGTCCAGATCACCGGATTCGGCACCTTCGAGGTCCGCGACCGCAAGGCCCGCACGGGCAGAAACCCTCGCACGGGTGAGGCGATCCAGATCGATGCGACCCGGGTCCCCGCCTTTTCCGCTGGCAAATCCTTCAAGGATCGCTACTAGGAGGAACCGCTTTTTATGCCTTTCCAGTTGTACCCGGGCTCTCGGGTCGGGAAACTTGTTCTAGCCTTCACCGTCCTCGGCGCGCTCTCAGCAGCCGCCGGGGAGCCGGTGACGCTGCTTTATGAAACCCGCGCCATCGGCGAACTCACGGAGTGTGGGTGAAAAACCAAGCAAAAAGGCGGGATCGCCCGGAGGGCGGCCCTTATGGAAAAGACCCGGATCGAGAAGCCCCATGTCTTCGTCTTCAGCGGCGGTGACAATTTTAGTGACAAGAGCAAGAGGGAGTGGCTTAGGCAGTCATATTACTTCCTCAACATGATGGGCGACCTGGCGCTTGATGCCGTGGCGATTCAGCCAGTGGATCTGCGGGCCGGGATCGACTCCCTCTATGCTATCGGTGAAAGACAGAGCATCCCCTTCCTTTGCGCGAACCTTCGGGATCCCGAAGGGAAGACCGTTTTCCCGGGAACCAGGGTTTTCGAGATGGAAGAGGAAAAGCTGGGCGTTATTGCCGTAACCGACTCCGAAGGGGGGCGGACCTTCTTCATGCCCGAGGGTTATCAGTTTGTCGATCCTCTTGCGGCAGTGGAAGAGGGGGTTCGCAAGC
Proteins encoded in this window:
- a CDS encoding putative LPS assembly protein LptD; protein product: MRRGVFLLLILLLACTQEKKLETSSSPKPPASRDRSAEEKFQEKLAASDSLETLAESDSLRNRQRPAMPADLSPSLGSDREVAEDDFHREIYEIRGSHSRMIDKGDPRVSEIDSLHLQSDSLLITSLRGVELRGKEDDSHIIELYGEVFIDDRGSTITGDEGQYDSKTRTAVMEDNVEIQDGEARIFCDHATWFRKTNRSILQGNVRILHEGATVLADSVFYSRKRGYAEAFGNVVLIDEESDSRVEGSHGIFDLDQEIAIMDNFPVLYQIEESDSSRTTAREMRQFRKSELMLAVGEVHHESDDLSARGDSALFFQSGKQLFLYGNSELDWDDSSLAADSIQVFFEKKEPVFLDAEGQAVYREDKADSLFYGVPGDRISGDHFEIFFEEKKLKSVFVSGSAHSLYLPERKAGEAAQMNETFGDSLVLQFDEEELERVEVFGEARGENRSLENWEEHYTKQSFSFQEQSSAMAYTGEEIYFQVPEEEVLLVGAPASVDEAFHLEADSIRMREGRWVRAIGQPLFRDGEQELQGQRMDYDLESKEGFVRDGRTGMDTGFFSGPRMKKVGEQEINVEDGVYTTCDQGHPHCGFHMARVRVEDRKVFAAPVVLKIGRVPIFYLPAFFIDTTKGRRSGVLMPNFEFGLNSESQRFIRNLGYYWATSDYQDLLFRGDFIEGHSLLGSTTWRYSNRNLWGGSVNSNLRYDYRKGLGDQETKSWGLKGDYNQSIGKNTKIRLHADYASSSSVREIDHVGIEEAINQRVTSSLNFSSKIFGNPFSSGMTWTRHLDASGDDPLLEERKLPISYSFGLTIPLPLEMSWKLPSIKYSKSDKIYENRTESTETLPFSTSLGRSFQLGFLSLRPSVGLSYSGKRISNALKDEEIFTPFDPEEEGSPGSPAGDSGAGTFTPSEEPEGWVWEDAATFSLSASTKGYGVFNPNLGSLRTIRHTISPSASVRGNDRNVPSYSFSLDNSIDLKWGEGEDPKRYNGVLTWGLSSGYDPLSDTWNTVSSNLRLKPGWGINLSARHSYDPNSGEMGNSSYSGSVTKTMKVAFGSFLSREDTEPGGEENGTAKGQSGGTPGSFSGIFGRPQDDRRGEPGDLSLRSNFSMSRTSSGEMTPNLRLSSEFQLSEKWGLSWNGDLRLAEGRFSSQRLEVFRDLHCWRAQFSRLIYSGKAQYYFIIHLREHPEVKTEFGDRSVGGGLGAY
- a CDS encoding type II toxin-antitoxin system HipA family toxin; amino-acid sequence: MKRLIVYWDTEKVGVLEQDDSGLLQFRYAREWLDQKDAVPLSRSLPIQGETFRGIPVRSFFAGILPEENPRKQLAALLGISESNDFAMLESIGGECAGAVSLFPEEGIPGHSEEPHLRDLDDWELQEIITELPRRPLMAGKDGIRLSLAGAQDKLPVVVTESGIHLPLGGTPSTHILKPEPERFPGLAANEFFCMSLARAIGMKSPRVRCLRFGDKPSLLVERFDRKIDSNGIVTRIHQEDFCQALGFPPERKYQEEGGPHLRQCMALLREWSTVPVIDLSAFVDGLIFNVLIGNGDAHAKNYSLLYQAGERSLTPFYDLVCTMAWPELTRNMAMKIGGCGSLDEINGGHWRKMAKETGLAWPGLRDRLFDASHRVLDALPTVQEMTDEVDSSMAKRLDDIISHRGQKLLQQLKSDK
- a CDS encoding type II toxin-antitoxin system Y4mF family antitoxin, which gives rise to MNIQTVEQLGATIRSRRKDLGVTQKDLAMICGTGLRFIVDLEKGKQTCQIGKILLVIQALGLKVDLDAISIDTRNERD
- a CDS encoding ROK family protein, yielding MASLSLGIDIGGSNVKAVMLDARARPLGRARWKTAALGDRPTEILPALATRIHKLQGRHRLRELGIASAGILQNGRLVDSPNLRHWEGLDYRKLSGLLDCPVLVENDVNALAWAEWKLGAGQGSRNMLCLALGTGIGGGLVLDGKLYRGSRAMGAELGHMTIDLAGRPCACGNRGCLEAYAGARAMEESCRAALETGRRGSLALEKHLAGRHPSPRLLVDAAKKGNRLAVSLLADAGRSLGVALANYVNIFDPEVIVIAGGVSRAGRWILDPAKSEAKRRLMSSAQQHHRLLLRKLGDDGAALGAALLCRES
- the ugpC gene encoding sn-glycerol-3-phosphate ABC transporter ATP-binding protein UgpC; translation: MAKVSLKNVWKIFDKEVVAVRDANIEIQDKEFMVLVGPSGCGKSTTLRMVAGLEEITRGEVWIGDRLVNDVLPKDRDISMVFQNYALYPHMTVFDNMGFALKLRKLSKEEIARRVEEAADILGIEELLGRKPKQLSGGQRQRVAVGRAIVRKPSVFLFDEPLSNLDAKLRVQMRAEISRLHQRLQATMIYVTHDQVEAMTMGDRITVMKDGDIHQVDTPLKLYKNPVNRFVAGFIGSPAMNFISGRVGGDKELVFESASGRFPLKGENLSSLKSKLGKEVILGIRPEDIYAPDYLPEIPESASIETEVDVIEPMGNEIFLYAKAESSELVARVDPRQTAKVGESLPLVLDMSKALFFDAESEEILV
- a CDS encoding AAA family ATPase, with protein sequence MEQSSQRRRLSVDKLRWTCDPKSLPLDSSSEKKPSLEIIGQERALDSLRMGLSIRRQGYHIFVTGTEGTGRTTTIRRVLEEPNGHIPDLEDICYVFNFEDADSPKLLHFPAGQGRDFQRRMAHMIASLRRHVPYLYRSESYQKRLSRLERSFRQMQEKNARDFSEHARQNGFALVEMQTGSYSRPELVVIAEDEELEITELGALVQSGTLSEDDHLVLVQNYEKLSDELKSVMRSNSRLEEELRREMGRLQQSVVLPLIRDGIEILQSRFDTTEVREWLEQVEEGLLEEEWIPSEDEETPAEPFFRYTVNLLIDNARKDKAPVIIESSPTFQNLFGNIERKTLPGGFAFYDYRQIKAGSLARAQGGTLVIMARDLLDEQAVWPMLKRVLRNEKLEIMAFDPRNQAPVGGLKPEPIDLDVKVILVGDSELYNMLLHGDPDLQRVFRIKADFETDMPRTRGNLRRYVSFLRKVQRKDGLLPLTPGANAAIVEYGARLASRRGRLSTRFSKLVEILIESDYFARKMRAASVGVEHIDRTLKERSRRLGAAEQHLHNAFIEGSILLDTRGVAVGQVNGLFVLEQWDYHFGQPMRMTAAVSPGEGDLVSIEREAELSGSSFDKGHLILEGFLRHRFAGQRPLCLDASISCEQNYANVDGDSATVTEAFSLLSALSGVPVKQSIAVTGSLNQFGQVQAIGGVNEKIEGFFKVCRDRGLSGEQGVIIPASNADRLMLSKEVVEAARKGEFHVWSIRTVDEGMEILTGFPAGRQRKNGSWTPGSVNDLVDRRLEEMREIQKASK
- a CDS encoding HU family DNA-binding protein; protein product: MNKSDLIAKLSEECGLSSKDAKGVIEALFSTEPRGGIIANALETGEKVQITGFGTFEVRDRKARTGRNPRTGEAIQIDATRVPAFSAGKSFKDRY